The genomic DNA caaatattgttatgtacaggttgttgttctggagaggtaaattttaaagtatatttcgGCTCAAGAAATTTTGATGATGCAGTTATAAAGAgtgtttttgcttaagagagggctgcTCTGTAGAGGTTGTACTGTATCTAATAAGATTGTTTTGTTGAATTAAATCTTGCTGTGGAAGTTGCTTTACGACCATATGCAAAGTTTCGAAAACATATTACAAAACGCCCAGTAAAGAAGTTGACAATCAGATTCAAGTCAATTACTTCATCCGTTGAAAACTGGGTAacatcaaacaaataaaaatggaatGCTACATTGCATAGTATTACGCAGGCCAAGTCAGCAAAAGCATAAAAATTGTGCAATGGAATTATCAACGTAAATAACAATCTATTTTAACTAAGCATGCAAGTACAATGTGAGAAAATCACTTCAATATGATTTAGAGGAGTTTTTACTTGTGTAATTTTACCCGTGTATCACTTTAAATCATGCTACAATGCGGGCTTCACATCATATTTCGTTTAAACATCATGTTCGTTTTGACGCCCACACTGTAGATGGGGAAACCAAATTTGTAGCCTCTAGAAATAAAGTCGTTAGTTACTTATTTACTTCCTTACTTCCTTACTTAGACAAGCAATTGAATCGCTCTTTAATCAAGTACATATCTTATAAGAAAGTCCTTCGTCTCCATCCAAATTGATTCATATTCTGAACTAACGACAATGTATGTACACTTaaacatataaatacatgtaaacatacTGTTAATTTGGTCGGCGAGCTTTTCGCTATCTAGTCGGAGGCCGTAAAGACCGAACTTCACTACTGTTACCTCAGTACCAGTAACATTGAGAGTGTAGGCAATAACTCCATGGTCGGTGTAATTCTTATATTCCTCCATCAACTGAAATCAGAATTAAATTTTAGAATACCTTTTTACGCACGCccacacgcacgcacgtacgcgcGCGAACATTCACAAACAAAATGGTCTGTTATATTGTGGTAGTTATTTATTTCACATAAATTCTCTCTGCTTacataataatgtttaaaacattgtTATGCCATCACTCCTTTGTACTCGCAgtactgtatttttttatattggactgctttcaatgggaatCAGTACAGTATTTCCCACGCGGAGTttatttaatattggactgcacgaaAAAACGATAAATATACAGTTTACTCGTGAAGTCCAATATTTAGCAATAGtgaattcattataaaaatagTGTAACCAAATGAAAGCAAATATTATAACACGAtactaataataaaaaggaaaattaatatcaaaactaagttttatgtatagatgcctaataaatatgaacaaaatcgcaaaattttaaaattaactttatacAATTTTTTGCATGCATCGACGTAGTTTTGCTCACTAAACGACAACATGCTAGAGAAACAGTTACATCAATATTGTTTacgtttccagttttaaaaattttgcatgAATTTATTCCTTTCTgctgaaaaacagtttcataaGACCAATCATGATAGTTCTTTCAGGCTGTACTGTAGTAAAAGGCTGGATTTCGAGACGAGGGAGGGCCTACTAGTCATACAGTCTAACGTCCTCTATATCTAACAAAACTGTTATCTGCTGCTTGCATTAACTTTGAAACTTAAATAATTAATACAGTACAAATCAACCATAATAATTCGGTAGTGCTTGTATCACGTATAACTACCttaaattaacagtatttcagtcgcaACAAGGAACTGGTAAACCCGTATGTATGTGCTTGTGCTTGAGGGAAAAccaggtaaggtagagttatggttctttgacactgcaatTTCCATTATTGGCCTCTACCATTTTGTCAAGTGTCAATGAAATGCTTTGTGAAAGTAATGCTCCGAACAATCCTTATTTGTATAGAAAGGGAGatgattcaaaaactaggtagagatatgttttctttttgtttttgtttgacacTGAACTTTCCGTTAATGGTTACTATCATTTTGTAAAGGTTcgataaaatgtcattaatactaTTCAAGTAATGCTCCTGATAAgccttattttatataataaaggaagataattcaaaagcttgttaaggtagagttatggttctttgacaatgctctttgtctcaatggccactataattatgtaaaatttcaataaaatgcctTTAATACTTTTTAGAAATTAGTACTTTCTCACATTATGATAATAACGTTTTTCAATTCTGTGCCTTTTTAATTATACAGAGTTTGTTTAAAAACGAGGTAATGCAGGTTACCCTGACGACTATCTCAAAACTGGTGTTCACCGCTTTCACAGTTTGGCATTTTGCTTTCGTCCTTAAGTTTAATGATGTCTGGGTCTAAGGTGTTTTTAAATTTGTCTTCAGAGCGGCTTCCTAAAGCTTTTCTTGGTTGACATGGTTTTTAAGGTTTACCATGTATATTGTTTAACAAGAGTGTTTTTCTGCGATGTAAACATCAGAGACATGTATAGAAATTGCCATCATATATAGCATACATCTGTGATGAAAATATTGCTACTAGGCCATCTTCCCAATATAGATATCGATTGGGATAATTTTCTTGCGTTTTTGATAAACATGAGTGAAACATATTAGAATGATCTTAGTTTAATAGGCTATGTACCTGTCAACCCTCAAGATTTCCgaactatttaaaccatgtttattacCAGTTTAAAATAGTACCCCTGAATATAAATGCCGTCACCAGAAACAGTGTATGTCAGGTGTTAGCAAAATGTGGAAGTATGTCCTTTACTATCTTGTCAAAggaatttatatttagttaaacGAACATCCTATTCAGTATGTTCACTGTACATTAAGACAAATAGGGTGGTCATTTAACAAAAAGCAAGTAACTCTGACAAGATCGCATATACACtagacatgatagcatgttactttgagaaaataggatggtcgtttaacaaaaaaGCAAGTAATTCTGACAAGATCGCATATACACTAGACATGATAGCATGCTACTTtcagaaaataggatggtcgtttaacaaaaaagcaagtaagtctgacaaGATCGCATATACACTAGACATGATAGCgtgttactttgagaaaaataggatggtcgtttaacaaaatagcaagTAACTCTGACAAGATCGCATATACACTAGACATGATAGCATGCAACTTTGAGAAAATatgatggtcgtttaacaaaaaaGCTAGCAACTCTGACAAGATCGCATATACACTAGACATaatagcatgttactttgagaaaataagatggtcgtttaacaaaaaaGCAAGTAATTCTGACAAGATCGCATATACACTAGACATGATAGCATGCTACTTtcagaaaataggatggtcgtttaacaaaaaagcaagtaagtctgacaaGATCGCATATACACTAGACATGATAGCgtgttactttgagaaaaataggatggtcgtttaacaaaatagcaagTAACTCTGACAAGATCGCATATACACTAGACATGATAGCATGCAACTTTGAGAAAATaagatggtcgtttaacaaaaaaGCTAGCAACTCTGACAAGATCGCATATACACTAGACATaatagcatgttactttgagaaaataggatggtcttTTAACAAAAAAGCAAGTAACTCTGACAAAATCGCATATACTCTAGACATGTTACTTTGAGAGAATAAGAGAGTCGTTTAACTAAATATTACGTCATTCTGACAAAATAGTATACCTACTGGACATGATTGCaagttactttgagaaaataggatggacGTTGAACCAAATAGCACGTCACTTTCAAAACAGTATATTTACTGGGCATGACAGCATGATATTTTGAGAAcataggatggtcgtttaactAAATAGTAGGTCATTCTGACAAAATAGTATACACAGTGGACATGATAGcaagttactttaagaaaataggatggtcgtttaacaaaataatagttcattctgacaaaatgttaTATACACTGGACGTGATTACATGTTATTTTGAGAAAACAGAACGTTCGTTTAACAAAATGATAcatcactctgacaaaatagtACGTACTTATGACTTCATAACATTTCAAGTCAACATAATAATAGAGCAACGATACATCGAACATAAGACATCTTTAGTGTTCCCTATCATTTCATGTGGATCATTTGGCAAAATCAAATATAGAATACATCTAGCTTAGCTGGAAATCCCCCAAAAGACATTCATGCAAATGAGTTAAAACGAATGAAGATGATCGAAAGTGTATTTGGCAGAAGAGAGACACATTTAAAGGTCCTCATTCCGGAATTGGAAACGTAAGGCTTACTCTGCGAACAGATATAAATGCCTTATTTGATGTCTGATTAGTTAGTTTAGTTAAGCAAAAGGTTAAAAAATACAACAGCAACATTCAAAGACACTCAGGGACAGAAGTCCCTTCACTGTCCTTGCAAACTGTTATCCAATAGCGTTTggtattttaaaacaaacttagTATAGGCGAAGGCCATGCTGTATTTACCATTTTAGCATGTTTGAAAATGCACTGTTTACCAACAGTTCCCTTTATGTTACGGGACAAGAAATTCTGAAATGGCTATGTTCTCAACCTTCACTCAGTTCAGTTTAAGATGCTAAACGTTATTAGGGTGACGAGAGCCGTGATCAAAGTCATAGAGAGCCGAGTTCAAGAAACGCTCGAAAGCAGAGCAAATATTGATGTTTAAATGATTGACACTTGCACAGAAAAGTTTGGTGGGGTGTTCATTTTCATGTAGAGAATCTATaagtaaacaaaaacagttttatacCTTATGATCAAAATATacatcatttgtttgttttggtggaAGGAGCGTCTTGTTAAGTTTGGTCCAGGAAAGCCGAGGCTCGCCGTGTATTTCCAATGTTCCACCAGCTTCAACCAATATTACTTTAGCATTTTTCTCGTAAAGATGATCCTGGCGGTTTCCTTCAAAAGAGTATACCATGTGTTTGAAATGCGCCTTATTattaatttttcccttttaaaaaaatgtatcagtttttaATGTTATGTTCAGTATAAAAAGAAAACCATCAGTAAAAATAACTAAGAATGCAGAATAGCTTTTTAATAACTTGAAAAATGACGGACGAATTACGAGAGGGCGTAGTCCGAATGAATAATGCTGATACATGTATCCGATTGTAAgtgttatatttatcaaaatgaagaCAAGATAGAATGGGAAAAGACATGTTCCAAGCACGCAgcaattaaaaaataacctttggGCCGCCGTCGCTAAATGATTAAGGCcactgacttggaatcacttaTTCCTATTCGCTGTGGCTGAAGAATTCTTTCATAAGCTATCCACATGGTTTATAGAAAATGGTTAGTACTACCCGGGCCAgattgtgatgaaataatgcaattaGGGGCCCCCAGGGTCATCAGTTCCATAAAAAGCTGGGAATTTGAttcataattataaaatgaatacaaaaatgtaagTATGGATGTGTAGATAATCAGAATTTTTATTGCATacatatttttactataaaacaCTTCTTTTTTCTTGAATAACAATATTGCCAAAACAAAGAAATGGATAACCATGTTTGGGTTCTACATTAGATAGTTGGTAGCAAAAGTAACTCTTGGAGAAAAAACCGGGATATGATCAATTAGACATCACTCTTAATCCCATAATTGTTCAGTTAACTTCAGGACTGTTTAAGGAAAACATTATTTTGGAGGGATGCCATTAAACATGCATATGGTGTATACTATTTCAGTTCTAATACTAGtatgacaaataaaaaacaacaataagtAATCCAAGTAAGAAACAAGGTTTCCGAATCTCCAACTGCAGATCGATGATAGGTCTCCGTTAGACTGACCTATTAAAAGAACTTAATTTGTAAATTTGGAAACTTTAAGGCCAACTATTCGTTCCCCTATGGGCGATTTACATtatttgacataagttttgttGAACTTTAAGGCCAACTATCCGTTCCTCGATCTATGGGCGATTTACATTATTTGACATTAGTTTCGTTGAATGATGACAATACCGGTAAGTGTGATAGTAAGTGTCCCATTATATGGACAGTCTTCACTGCCAATCTCCATGGTTCCCTGTACGAAAATATTTCTCGCGCGCAGTTCCATTTTCACTTCCGGGTTAAATATCAAACTTCCACCCGCAAGAATAGTGATATTGTACAAAGATGCTGGCGACTTGTCTAGTAATATATTCTGCGATATGACGACGTTCTCTCCGTCCAtcggctgaaaaaaaaaacagtttcaaaaGCACTTCACTTCACTATGGTGTCCCGTTTCGACCTACGATACTTTTTATTTCTGAACCCTTTATCTCGAAAGTCGAAAACACGGTGGTGAATGTCGCAATCACAATGGTGGAAACTCGAAACTGCGATGCTGAAAGTCAAAATCATCGTGCTTACGACTTTTGTTATTGTAAGTTCGACTTTCAACATCATCGTTTCGTGATATCGGCCTTGAGGTATGGGGTTTAGGAATTGAAATCTGCATGGTCTAAAGGAAACACCGTACTTTACACCAAATCATTAAAATCGTTCACTTAATAACTTCATTGTGTAGTTTATCGTTACTTTAATAGTTTCAGCTTTTCCAAAACTTTATAAGATATCTGCCATGGAATTACCAAGCTCTAACAGTGGTCTACAGTTAAAGACAGTTAGATTTGAGTGGATGGAGATTACAGTAATTAGCAGACGACAAGCGAAATTACTTTCTTCAGTGGTCTTAGCCTTACCAGCCTCGTATAAAATAACCTAAACATTACAACAAATATAAGATACATATTTTAAACTTGCCTCTCCTTCACTTCCCCAAGTTTCACTTGAAGACCATTTCAGTAGGCCAGGGCGTAGATGAGGACAGTCAGCACGAGTGTCACCTAGGAGTAGTATCATGCTGCTGAGCAGCACGTACAgagcatgcatttttttttatttgtcggAGACTTTACACCTTTATCTGGAAAcagaaatagaaatacttttaatatttcttgTTGCCGGTATGTTGCCTTACTTCTATGTTTATGTAGAGTAATGTTTCCTTACCAATATCAATATCATTCAAGCATAAACATACTTAAACTGATATACTATTGTGCAACGGCATTTTTCCTTTAAGCACTACTAATTATTAAAATAAGACAGTTTTGCCAAAACCAGAGATCATGCAGATTTGACACAGTTAAACCGTTAACCAATTACAACACAGATAACATCTGTTTAAGTGTGAACTGCTgtgttaatttattaattaaccCTCTTAAATAAGTTGCACACAAACAACCACTTTCGAAGAGCGATAATATCATAACGAGAAAAAGCGAATGACTTGAATGAATCATTTATAAAATTGATTCAATACAGAAGTATCTAACAGTGTACTGAATTTTGATAGAGAGTAGTGTCTGgttttgatcactttaaataaaACGAATTTTCAATAGAAGCCTTTGCTCGGACGAGGCAAGTTgcaaatatatgagccgcgccatgggaaaaccaacatagtggctttaaaattgcgaccagcatggatccagaccaccctgcgcctccgcgcagtctggtcaggatccatgttgttcgctcacggtttctcttattggaaaaggctttgaaagcgaacagcatggataaaaaTTTATGAGTTAAGATTTCGCTTCTTTGACACCACTGCtcagaaaaaggaaaataatacaCCTGTCTCTCAGGAACTGCAGGTGCATTTCCAACATCGCTTAATTAATTAATTTGGCAGACATAATAGCCGTGGAGGAGCCGAGGcatgaaaaaaaatggatttacctgtccggtcatacTATAATctgtttctatacatattataaAAGAACAATGTCTTGCGGATTAGAAAAATCGGGCCTGAAAAATAAAAGCTCTAGCGAAATTTGAGTCTATGACGTTACATTGTACCTATGAAGGCTATGTTCATGATGTTATGAAAACTAGTAAGCTTAATTAGTTATTACATATCAAGTGTGCACCAACAGCACTAAATATCGTGAAAGCTGCAACATAAGTAAGGAACATGGGTTGCCAAATCATTATTATATGTAAACAGAAACTATATTATCGAAAATGGAAAACACTagtatattaataattataatgcAGCTGCAGTTTAATATGATCATCACACTGATCATCACACTGATAATTCAAAAACAACCTTAGAAGTGGATAATCCGATTTTTGTCAACTAATGCATTCTGTAACTTGGCCAAATGATCATTGAAACTTCTTTGTGTTCACCGAGTTCTTATTAAACGTCAGTTATTCACTGGAAGTTTTTtacggcgtgccgtattaagcacggttttatgacctcgtatgacctaaTGCCGCCTGAATAATATACCAGTCGGATTGCTtagtaaggtattctcggtatttttagccataatgagagatttagtaagagtggcgctgattggaggaaaggctgaaaatgcttcactctgagtcatttgtgacactgagtgaaatgacaacgcgttcgtcatctataacctctttaagtacagcaccatcgggttgtatgcgtaccacttgaacaggtgtacgtaaccaaatattcatctgctcatccggacatagtcctgttttgttacattttcttggtAAGTTATTTCTGtgttgttaagtttcctttccttatgTTTTCCTTACttgtcattaactcttaccctgcattacagcaacaatttctaaccagtgcaaatcattactaacctgcaacatgtcgatactgttaaattttagactctaaattttgaattaatctttccggtgaaaacagtactgtacatattctgaatgatagacaaatttgataataagctggagtagggtaagggttcatgttgcttccaacaattccagaaataaagtatagaacgtttTTCagtattgtttgcttactgttaccattttttaagcaccaaaggctcaaagtgagcttttatGATTGTTTGGTGTctgtcgtgtgtccctccacaatttctaatgacagtcttcttcagaactactgtcctcatttagtatacaaaacttcacagaggcccctttccaCATtgccaaaaatttaaaatacaggtttctgccgaTATATAACTtatgcttcagttacatcacgccgaccatcttttttaaagatatttcttgttttaaattcGATTTCTATTCTAACTAAGGTAGCATTATTTCAGCATAtgtgtaaagaaaataaatacattttaccaAGCAAATTTTATAAATCTACGCTCTGTTGCATTAAAGCTGTcgaagatttgcattgacaaacatatattttgacgaaattaattagaaatgcagTTTTATAAGATTCTGTTTACAGCCCTTTGTTTTATCTTTGT from Mercenaria mercenaria strain notata chromosome 11, MADL_Memer_1, whole genome shotgun sequence includes the following:
- the LOC123530891 gene encoding cell surface hyaluronidase-like is translated as MHALYVLLSSMILLLGDTRADCPHLRPGLLKWSSSETWGSEGEPMDGENVVISQNILLDKSPASLYNITILAGGSLIFNPEVKMELRARNIFVQGTMEIGSEDCPYNGTLTITLTGIVIIQRN